ggggggggggggggggggggaggcccAGGGCGCTGGAGACATCTCAGCCACCAGAACCTGGATTAGGGAGGGGTTCTGTGGGTGGAGACAAATTCTTGTCCTGGTGGCCTTCTCAGGGAAGGGGATTGGACCAGAGGTGGGGACTGTGCCTCTGAGAGCCACCTGGCCCCCACCCTGCAAGCAGCTGCTCGATTCTGGTATGGAGGGGGTCCCACTTCTGACTCCCAGTTGAAGCCTGAGGCCAGACCCGGGCTGCAAGCATCTGAAACATGTGACACATGTGATGGCTCTTGTGGGGTGTGTCCAGTTCTCCCTAACACTCCCTGGTGACACTGCCCTTCCCAAGTCTGTCCACTGCTCAAGTATGGCAAGAGGTGGCGGCTCTCCTCTTCAGCTTTGGTTTacgtgcttatttttaaaaattctgtttcaaaGCAGAGGGCCCTGGCAAAGCCCTAGCTCCGGGCCTTGCTGGAGCCCAGGGTTCAGGTACGTTACTGGAATCCTGGGCGGGAGGCCTCTTACCGCTCAGGTCTCAGTTGAGGGAGGGAAACTCTAATGCCCTCTTCTGGGGGTCTtagagagagatggaggagagtgtgtgggcttagttTCTTACGCCACTCTCAGACCCGTGTTCTCTCTTTTGGCCTGTGCTCCGCGTGCTTCCTGGGCCGCCTCTGATAGCTTCCGAAGAGCCAGTGCAGTGGCCATCCAAACGGCTGCCCAAGAGGTTCCCCTGGGATGTGGGCAGAAAGTAGGAGAAATCTTGCTTCTATTCACTTTGATCTCACCCTTTACAAGTTTTATGTATGTCTCTGGTGCGGGACTGTATTTGCACAGTAATGTAGTATATAATTTATGAGTGGATGCATATATCCCTTTCCCTGAGTGCACACTTAGATTCTGCCTTTTACTGAAGAAGGTATGTAATCAGAAACATTTGGAAACGGCTGTCCAGAGTTTAGAAGTGAACCACTTAGCCAGCCCCTCACTCCCTGGCCTCCCTTGTCTTTCTGGCTTCATCATCTATATTCTTCCCCTGTCCTCCTCCCTTCCCGATGCCTCCCCTGTGACATCATGACTCCACCAATACTCAACTCCCAGTTGCCGGAACATGCCCTGTGCTTTCACGTCTGCAGCCCTGGCGGAGTCTTCTGTCTGTGGGCCCACCCTTCCTTGAGCTCCTGCAAATACAGATGAGCCCAGCTCCTCTCTGAAGATTCCCCTGACGCTTGCAACTCCCAGAGTGCTCTGTAGGCACCGTGAATAGCCTAAGTCTGTCTGTGGTGGTCATTTGTTTAACTTGCCAGTGCGTTTGTCTAGACTCTAAGTCCCTTGAGGGGCAGGCCCAGGGCTTACTTATACCTACATCCAGAACAGACTGAGGTCAATTTACCCTGCCACGGGGAGGGGGGACAACCGGGTCCAGTGAGGTCAATCAGTCTTCACAAGGTCGGGTCTGCTGACCCCACTAATCAGCTTGAGCCTCCTAATCCATCGCCCGCAGGAGCCTCAGGAAGGACCGCAGGGGCTTGGGAGAGCTGGCAGGGGCCATCTTGGCCTTCTCCTGCGGACGCGGTCTGGAGGGGATGGGGCAGCTGAGCCATGTGCACTACCCTCTTCCTGCTCAGCACCTTGGCCATGCTCTGGCGCCGCCGATTCGCCAACAGGGTCCAACCGTGAGAAACTGACCGGGCcacgggctggggtgggggagaaactACTGCGCTGGGTTACAGTCAAGCTGAAGGCGGGCGGGGGCTGCCTGGGctccagggaggctgggagggactTGCCAGGGAGCCCTGAGAGGTTCCCCCTCGAAGTAGGGGGAACTTGGAGCCCTTCAAAGATGCTGGCCACAGCCTCCGGTTCCAGAGCCCAATGTGGCTTAGGTCTCGCAGAGGAGCGGGGTCTGGGGTCTGGGTGCTGCCCACAGCTCTGCCTGCCTCTTTTCCCTCCCACAGAGAGCCCAGTGGAGTAGATGGGGCAGTTATGGGCAGCAGCTTGGAAACAGACCTCCAGTCCTCAGGCAGGTAAGGCAGAAGAGTCTAgggtggaggaggaagggtgTCGCTAAGGAGGCTGCCGCTGTCCCCTGTCCCTGCCCAGGCCCCGGGGGTGTtcgtgggtatgtgtgtgtgtgtgtgtgtgtgtgtgtgtgcgcgcgtgcgtgctCCACGCTGGCCCCTCACCCCAGCTACCCTGTTCACTGTATGCCTAGTGGGCCGGCCGAATGTCTGTTTTCTCCAGTTGGGAATGGGACtctcagcttctcctctggacCAGAATTTCTCTGCCTTGCTTGTCCTAGTGCGGGGTGGTCCCCAGGGTCCCTTCTGTTGGAAGGTGCGGGGGGAGTGGAGAGAGGGATGAGGCAGAAGCAGCTCTGCGTTGCTTTGcttgccttcccttccccctccctcgcCCGCTGCCACCGCCCCCCCAGCCTCGGCAGCAGCGGAGCTGCCTGAAGCTCCAGCAGGATTCGCTGTCCAGTCCCCAATAGAAGGCGCAGGAGGAGCATGACATCATCAGCACTGAGTGCCATTGGCTGGCAGTCCCTGCGGGCAGGACACTGTCTCCAGTGGCCAGAAAGTTAACTCTTCCCTATTCTGGAGCCATGTGGCCTTTACCGGGGGTGAAGATTGGGAAACTTCTGGACTTTTCCTTCTCCGCTGACTAGTGTCCTTTGATGATAGGGGCTCTATGCCCAAGAAGACACTGAAAAACCAGCAAATATTTCTGAAGCACCTACAGTTGGAAATGTTCATTTGTGCCTTTGGGCCCATCTAGTGGGGGGGACCTATCTGAAGAGTGATATTCTCTGCTGTGGAAGCATCTTCTAGCCCCCGGCACTGCTTCTCTCACTCCCCTGAAAGGAGGCTTAGACGGCTAAGACAGTGAGCATGTACGCTCGCCTGTGCACCCCACGTCTCTTCCAGGGTGTGGGCGATGTGCCTGCAGTGTGCCCCATAAGTACGTCAAGGTTGGCAAGCCGAGAACTTGGgactttctctgtgtctctgctctGACTTCTCAGTCCTTGGGTTCCCCCAGGTTTGGAATGTCAGAAGGCCCCCTGGGAAGCCCAGGGCCTGTGCAGGAAGCAGAGTCATTTCTGTGACGCCCTTCCTCGATAGCTGGGCTGGCTGAGAGGGTCACAATAGTGCCTAGTTACGACTACCGGTGAAGTGGGCTGACACGTATAAAATGATGATCACTGGGCCCTCAAGTGCTGACTGGTCCTCGCTGTTGAGTTTGGGTCTGGAGCGGGGCAGCCTGAGTTTAAATCCTTCCTCCGCTCTTACTGAGAGGCTGTGGGCAAATTATGTAATCTTTTTATTCATATGTAAACTGGGATTAATAACAGACTGGTTGTGAGGTttctgtgaggtttaaatgagataaccgtagtaaagcactcagcacagagTAACTGCTCAGTTAACACCAGCTCTATTCTTGCTGTTATATGATCAGTGCTTTATTCTTCCTCAGGGGTTTCTCATACATTAACTCACTCGGAAGTCTCCATGGCCCCAAAGGTTTGGCAGTTCAGGTGTTTCTAGCTCTTGTCAATGATGCAAGAAGCTGAGGGGCAGGGAGACGTAAATGACTTACTCAACGTCGTCTACCCAATTTGTGGCTGATGTGGGACTGAcaggtccctgacttcagacagtCCATCTCCTCGACTGAAATGCCCCTGGACCTCCTGTCAGGAGAGAAAAGGCCAAATCTGGGACCATCTGGCCAGGCCTGGTCTGCTGTGGCCTTGCCAGAAGGAAGCAGTTGCCTGTTAACTCCTTGGGACCCAGCTAACTGGCCTACCAACTAACCCCTCCTGCCGATGGTGGCTCCACCGAGGGCTGGCCCAGCGGGGCAGTAGACGTGAAAGTTCTGCTCTCCGGTTCCACAGTCATAAATTCCAATTGGCTTCTGGGGTGTTGCTGTTCCTCAGTAGTGGGGTGAATCGCTAGGcttgggggcaggaggaaggggaaggctgGAAGCGTGGGagggtcatccttcagtcttttGACTCCGTGTTCTTTTCTGTTTAGAGAGAAAGAACCGCTGAAGTAAGCCCTCGCCTCTTCAGGAGGAGCTCAGCGCCAGGGCCTGGGATCAGCTGGCAGGTAGGGCAGGGGCTGCAGcctggaggagagagggcagggctggggacaaGAAAGGAAGAATACAGAGCACGCAAGGCCTGGCCATGTGGGAGCAGAGCAGGCTGTCTTCAGCTCTGTGGTCACGATGGAGGTTAAGGGTAGGAGGGTGGACTCCTTCCATCGGCTCCTACCTTGAGCCTGTTATGTTCCAGGCCACAGGGCAAGGGTTAGTTTTAAGAGAACTACATGTGATCTCAACAGCATTTTCTAGGCCTGGGGATGGTGGTCCTGCTGGGGGCCTGAGGGCTGTCTAGAGGACTTCTCAGGGAGAGGCAGTGCTCTGGGATGCCCACTCTGAAATACAAGGGCCCGCTCTGGGATGGGAGAGAGAGCCGACCCGGCTTGGTTTTCTCTTTCAGCTCATGTCCtggtgtgccccccacccccaaaggacACCGTGGTGGAAGGAGCTTCAGGAGGGAGACTAGGGAAAGCAGCCGTTGAGAAGGTAGATTCCCCTTTTCGGCCCCCAGACCCACCAGTCTGCGCTTCCCCCGAGGCCCTGGCTCTGGGGCTTCTGAAGCTGGGCCTGGCCGGGCAGGCGGGAGGGGCAGAGATGCTCAAGCTCTGGGACGGGCTCCCTTCCTCTGAGGAGGCCCAGAGGGAGGGACTCAGTGGGGTCCCCCCATTTAACTCGGGGGCAACCCCTGCTGCCCGGGGCTAGAGGAGGGAACAAGTGGGGGGCGAGGAGACTCGAGAACTGAGGGACAGAGATGGTTCACATTCACAAAGGAAGGGCTGCCCTTTCACCCTCCTCtgaaccctcacaacaacccacGGAGGCTGGTCATGTTATTGTCCACggtttagaaatgaggaaactcaCAGAGAGCTTTGCTAATTTGCCCAGCGTCACCCAGCTAGCAAGTGGAGGACCCCAGGCTCACATGCAGGTtgcagagcccatgctcttcacGCCCACAGCGCAGGCCTCCCTGAAGCCGCCTGGAAGTCTGCAGCTGCTCAGTGAAGAAGCGGTTTTACTGGCCTGGCCGCCCATCTTTGGCAGCTCAGCTTGTCCAGGGCTGTGTGGCGTCACTTTGCGATGGTGGCACTCACTTCCTATGACATTTGCCTCTCCCTGGTCCCCAGAGGTCACCCTGCCACTGGCTGACATGTCTGCCTACAGCTGGACGCAAGCAACTCACAGCTTGTCCTCGGAGTgtgtcttctgtgtgtgtgtgtgtgtgtgtgtgtgcgcgcgcgcacgcgtgCCCGTGTCCCAAATGGGCAGTAGCATGTGGGAAGGGAGAAAGCATGACACTTGCTTCCGTCCATCTGCTGACGGCTCAGTAACGGCGGCGGCCTCCTTTGCCCCCAGCTGctctgccctttctctctctttaccaTCCTGCCTGATCCTgagcagagagaaaagcagatttCCGCTTCTGCTCCCCGCGGTCCAGGCGCAGACCCTGCAGGCAGCTGCTGCCAAATGCCTTGCAGCCATTCGTCTTCCAAAGCCCCCCCGAACTCCCCCCACGTGCATCTCACCTCCCCATCCAGCCCCCATTGCCCGTGTAGCAACGAGGTCTCTGCCCGGCTGGGCACCGCCCCTGACTTTCAGGAAAGAGGAGCTGGGGGAGTTCTCTAGACAGCAGGAAAGGGTGAGGTGCAGCCGGCTGGACTTGGGGAACCCACTCTGAAGTGATGGGGAGTTGGGGGAGCTGCTGCAGGGAGCCTGGCGGTTCTGTGGGAGCCTCACAAAGTagggcagggcagaggcagggaagggTCTCACCAAGGGAAGGAGCTGCACCCCTGACGCGGGCCACGAGTTCGTGACCGCTTCTCTCAGCTCCCGTCAGCACGTCTTTCTCCCTGGGAGGCATTAGCCTTCCTGGTGACAGGACTCTCAGGCTGAGGGCCGGAGCGCACTGTTCTGGGACCCAGTCTGTACTCCCTGATCCTATCTATGCATCCATTCTCTAATCTATTTGCCGTATTCCTGTCACTTCATCCTTGCCTCCGCTCTCTGCCATTTTCAAGTTGCCTGTCTCCTTCCACTGGGCTGAGGAATTGTCAGACCAAGGTCGCCTAGCGGCACCGGGGCTGGCTCACGGCCCAGACGCACATCCACAAAGTGACACCCCTTTGCAGCCCTGTTCTAAGAGCCTGCTCAGGAGATGAAGGCTCCTCTGGGGACTGGTTCCAGATGGAAGGAGGGAAAGCAAGAGGAAGGGgctgctggaggtggggggatgtGTCTGCCTGGGCTTGGAGGCTGCCCAGGCCCTGGCAGCCGGGGTGCCATGTGGGCTGGGCGGGAGGGGCTCTCTCCCCCAGGGAGCAGGCTGGCTTCGGTGGGAGCAGGTTGTGTTTACACCTTCCCCACACGCCCGGCCCACGCTCGCCTCTTCTTCTCAGGGCTCTCCCACCCCTGGGCTCTCCACACAGTCTGCACATCGGCAGCTTCTACTGCAGAGAGTTGCCACCCTCGGCCCAGAGAGCCTCTACGGGAGGCTGCCCGGGACCGAGGCGCCCCTTCCTCGGCCCACCATCTCCTGTCACAGCAGCTGGTAGGAAGCCCATGCTGGGGGTGGACCCAATGTTCCCAAAAGGCTGAGTCCTTCTCCTGTCCCATTTCCTTGGAAAGAGCCGCTGCTTGGAAATGGGAGCAGGAAAGTTCAAGGGCTTCGTAGACTGACCATAACAGGATGGGGGGATTAAGGGCAACTCGAGAGACAGAGCTGGGTCACTCCTGGTCCGGGGTGTGGGCTGTTATGAAATAATGATAAAGGATCTAAGAGGGAGGAGCCCGGAGTCAGAGCACCGGGTTGAAATCTTGACGCCGCCACCACTTCCTACCTCTGTGGCCTTGGGTAGGTTACTGaacgtctctgtgcctcagcttcctcatctatgagACGGAGATAACAGTAAACCTTCTCACAGGGTCATTGTAGTGTTAAATTAGACAGTGCGTGTCAAGGGCTTACCATGTTTAGTGAGTGTTCAATATATGTAAGCTAGTGCGATTGTGTTTATAAACTGTCAATTACTGAAGAGTTAGTCATTTCAGAACAGTTAGTAGGTTCAGAACAGCTAGagtccctcaccccctccccacagcccttcCTGGCCTGTCTTTCCACATACACACCAGCTGGGCAACGGGCAACTCTGAAACAAATGAGAGGACAGCAGAGGGTGGAACTTCTGGGTGGGGGCCACCTAGTAAGACCCAGCACCCAGTGAGATGGTACCAGAGTGCACCGCTGTTGCTTCTCGGTATCTGGAACCCTGTCCCAACCTCCAGTGGGAGGGTCCTGGCCTGGATACCTTCCCCGCAACGGGCTTTGCTTCTCCGAATGAATCTCA
The genomic region above belongs to Phocoena phocoena chromosome 19, mPhoPho1.1, whole genome shotgun sequence and contains:
- the PRCD gene encoding photoreceptor disk component PRCD, giving the protein MCTTLFLLSTLAMLWRRRFANRVQPEPSGVDGAVMGSSLETDLQSSGREKEPLK